A single region of the Hyphomicrobiales bacterium genome encodes:
- a CDS encoding PaiB family negative transcriptional regulator, giving the protein MYVPPAFREDDPSELRRIMREARLSTLVTATTEGLIATPLPLILDESEGDHGVLHGHLAKANSQWKLPASGEALVIFSGPDAYVTPSWYPSKREHGKVVPTWNYVAVHAYGQPEFFDDEARLLEAVTRLTNLHEQPRVAPWSVTDAPEAFIKAQLKGIVGLRLPITRIEGKRKMSQNRNADDRDGVAEGLLTSGDASDQVVSRLIPRQR; this is encoded by the coding sequence ATGTATGTGCCACCCGCATTCCGTGAGGACGATCCCTCGGAACTTCGGCGGATCATGAGGGAGGCCCGCCTCTCAACGCTGGTGACCGCCACGACCGAGGGCCTGATCGCAACCCCACTGCCTCTCATTCTCGATGAGAGTGAGGGAGACCACGGCGTGCTCCACGGTCATCTGGCCAAGGCCAACTCCCAGTGGAAGTTGCCCGCCAGCGGGGAAGCGCTCGTCATCTTCTCCGGGCCGGACGCCTATGTGACGCCCTCCTGGTACCCCTCCAAGCGCGAGCACGGCAAAGTCGTGCCGACCTGGAACTATGTGGCGGTGCATGCCTATGGACAGCCCGAGTTCTTTGATGACGAGGCGCGGCTCCTTGAGGCGGTCACACGCCTCACGAACCTCCACGAACAGCCCCGCGTCGCGCCCTGGAGCGTGACGGACGCGCCGGAGGCCTTCATCAAGGCGCAGCTCAAGGGGATCGTCGGCCTCCGGCTCCCGATCACCCGCATCGAGGGCAAGCGCAAGATGAGCCAGAACCGGAACGCGGACGACCGCGACGGCGTGGCGGAAGGCCTGCTCACCAGCGGCGATGCGAGCGATCAGGTCGTCTCCCGGCTCATCCCACGCCAGCGGTAA
- the ydeK gene encoding Uncharacterized transporter YdeK has translation MDQTARGWMNGLVGVVIFSGSLPATRVAVMQFDPVFLTVARAAIAGFLALCLLIVFKERRPSREDLISLAIVAVGVVVGFPLLTALALQHVTSAHSIVFIGLLPLATAIFAVIRGGERPKPAFWIFSILGSTIVAGFAASQGIAASPVGDLLMLAAIVVCGLGYAEGAKLSRRLGGWQVISWALTLSLPIMLALAIISVPPSFSGIEGPAWLGLAYVSLFSMLIGFVFWYRGLAQGGIAAVGQLQLLQPFFGLALAATLLHEPVTMMMLAVTIAVILCVAGARKFAR, from the coding sequence ATGGACCAGACAGCGCGCGGATGGATGAATGGCCTGGTTGGCGTGGTCATTTTCAGCGGGTCGCTGCCTGCCACCCGCGTGGCCGTGATGCAGTTCGATCCCGTTTTCCTGACAGTGGCCCGCGCGGCGATCGCCGGCTTCCTGGCCCTCTGCCTGCTGATCGTTTTCAAGGAGCGGCGTCCCTCGCGGGAGGATCTGATCTCACTCGCCATTGTCGCCGTCGGCGTCGTGGTCGGCTTCCCGCTGCTCACCGCATTGGCCCTGCAGCACGTGACCTCGGCGCATTCGATCGTCTTCATCGGTCTCCTGCCGCTGGCGACGGCGATCTTCGCGGTCATCCGCGGAGGTGAACGGCCAAAGCCGGCGTTCTGGATCTTCTCGATACTGGGCAGCACGATCGTCGCGGGCTTTGCCGCTTCACAGGGCATCGCCGCCTCGCCCGTCGGAGATCTGCTCATGCTCGCAGCGATCGTCGTCTGCGGTCTTGGCTACGCGGAGGGCGCGAAGTTGTCCCGCAGGCTCGGCGGCTGGCAGGTGATCTCATGGGCGCTCACATTGTCGCTGCCGATCATGCTCGCGCTGGCGATCATCTCCGTGCCGCCATCATTCTCCGGCATCGAGGGACCCGCGTGGCTTGGGCTGGCCTATGTCTCGCTGTTCAGCATGTTGATCGGCTTCGTCTTCTGGTATCGAGGACTGGCGCAAGGCGGCATCGCGGCGGTCGGCCAGTTGCAGCTCCTGCAGCCGTTCTTTGGCCTGGCGCTCGCCGCCACGCTCTTGCACGAGCCGGTGACGATGATGATGCTGGCCGTGACCATCGCGGTCATCCTATGCGTAGCCGGCGCGCGGAAATTCGCCAGATAG